A single window of Hyla sarda isolate aHylSar1 chromosome 2, aHylSar1.hap1, whole genome shotgun sequence DNA harbors:
- the UNC50 gene encoding protein unc-50 homolog, whose amino-acid sequence MLPTTSVNSRTQGNGTLSSRDAARHTAGAKRYKYLRRLLHFRHMDFEFAIWQMLYLFTSPQKVYRNFQYRKQTKDQWARDDPAFLVLLSIWLCVSTLLFGFVVLQMGFVETLKLLLWIVFVDCIGVGLLIATIMWFVTNKYLVKHQGRDYDVEWGYSFDVHLNAFYPLLVILHFIQLFFIKYVVLSDWFIGYFVGNTFWLVAIGYYIYITFLGYNALPFLKNTVVLLYPFAALILLYVLSLALGWNFTAMLYAFYKYRVN is encoded by the exons ATGCTGCCTACCACATCGGTGAATTCTCGGACACAAGGCAATGGCACGCTCAGTTCTCGGGATGCCGCGCGGCACACAGCCGGAGCCAAGCGCTATAAGTACCTGCGGAGACTTCTTCACTTCAGACACATGGACTTTGAATTTGCTATTTGGCAGATGCTTTATCTTTTTACTTCACCACAGAAAGTGTACCGAAACTTCCAATACAGGAAACAGACCAAAGATCAGTGGGCTAGAGACGACCCAGCATTCCTAGTGCTACTCAGTATTTGGCTATGTG tgtcCACTTTATTGTTTGGGTTTGTTGTTTTACAAATGGGATTTGTGGAAACACTGAAGCTGCTGTTGTGGATTGTGTTTGTTGACTGTATAGGTGTTGGATTACTGATCGCAACCATTATGTG GTTTGTTACTAACAAGTACCTGGTAAAGCATCAGGGGAGAGATTATGACGTGGAATGGGGTTATTCATTTGATGTCCACTTGAATGCATTCTATCCACTTCTGGTCATCCTGCACTTCATCCAGTTGTTCTTCATCAAAT ATGTTGTCTTGTCAGATTGGTTCATCGGTTACTTTGTTGGAAACACATTCTGGTTGGTTGCGATTGGATATTACATCTATATAACCTTCCTTGGGTATAATG CGCTGCCATTTTTGAAAAACACAGTGGTCTTACTTTATCCCTTTGCAGCTTTGATATTGCTCTACGTCTTGTCCTTGGCTTTGGGATGGAACTTTACAGCCATGCTCTACGCTTTCTACAAGTACAGAGTGAATTGA